A stretch of the Meles meles chromosome 19, mMelMel3.1 paternal haplotype, whole genome shotgun sequence genome encodes the following:
- the VSTM2B gene encoding V-set and transmembrane domain-containing protein 2B isoform X2: MEQRNPLGALGYLPPLLLHALLLFVADATFTEVPKDVTVREGDDIEMPCAFRASGATSYSLEIQWWYLKEPPRELLHELALSVPGARSKVTNKDATKISTVRVQGNDISHRLRLSAVRRQDEGVYECRVSDYSDDDRQEHKAQALLRVLSRFAPPNMQAAEAVSHIQSSGPRRHGANSAANANNVGATGAAGRATSDPGRGDKNLPPGSPPAAPGPAVPDAAAASAAHAATTTVAAAAAASSASPPLGQAVLLRQRHGSGTGPSSATDPLLSLLLLGLHKFLRLLVGH; encoded by the exons ATGGAACAGCGGAACCCTCTCGGAGCCCTCGGATAcctgccgccgctgctgctgcacGCCCTGCTGCTCTTCGTGGCCGACG CTACATTTACCGAAGTCCCCAAAGATGTGACAGTACGGGAGGGAGACGACATCGAAATGCCCTGCGCCTTCCGGGCTAGCGGAGCCACCTCGTATTCGCTGGAGATTCAGTGGTGGTACCTCAAGGAGCCGCCCCGGGAGCTGCTGCACGAGCTGGCGCTCAGCGTGCCCGGCGCCCGGAGCAAG GTAACAAATAAGGATGCAACTAAAATCAGC ACCGTGCGCGTCCAGGGCAATGACATCTCGCACCGGCTGCGGCTGTCCGCCGTGCGGCGGCAGGACGAAGGCGTGTACGAATGCCGCGTGTCCGACTACAGCGACGATGACAGGCAGGAGCACAAGGCCCAGGCGTTGCTGCGCGTGCTCTCGCGCTTTGCGCCGCCCAACATGCAGGCCGCCGAGGCCGTGTCCCACATTCAGAGCAGCGGTCCGCGTCGCCACGGCGCCAACAGCGCTGCCAACGCCAACAACGTGGGTGCCACCGGCGCCGCGGGCCGCGCCACCTCTGACCCCGGCCGCGGCGACAAAAACCTGCCTCCGGGGAGTCCTCCTGCGGCCCCGGGTCCCGCAGTCCCCGATGCGGCAGCCGCCTCCGCGGCCCACGCAGCCACGACCACCGTCGCGGCTGCGGCCGCAGCTTCGTCAGCGTCACCGCCACTGGGCCAGGCGGTCCTTCTTCGCCAGAGGCACGGCTCAG